From one Peredibacter starrii genomic stretch:
- a CDS encoding response regulator produces MSANTKRPQEMNILVIDDEEKICELIKIFLESAFPFHSVVAAPNAAQAMQKFLNQEFDLVIMDHVMPGKLGIEFIEQLRNSVKYNKLKIILISGYLQQEDVLAAIQLNVKHIIVKPFTRQHLIQQVSDILKINPEVETD; encoded by the coding sequence ATGAGTGCAAACACAAAAAGACCACAGGAAATGAATATCCTGGTGATTGATGATGAAGAAAAAATCTGCGAACTCATCAAAATCTTTTTGGAGTCCGCATTTCCTTTTCATTCAGTTGTTGCCGCACCTAATGCCGCTCAGGCCATGCAGAAGTTTCTGAACCAGGAATTTGATCTGGTCATCATGGATCACGTGATGCCAGGTAAATTAGGTATTGAGTTCATCGAGCAATTAAGAAACTCAGTGAAATACAATAAGCTCAAAATCATTTTGATTTCTGGTTATCTGCAACAAGAAGACGTACTGGCGGCGATTCAACTAAATGTGAAACACATTATTGTGAAGCCCTTTACTCGCCAGCACCTTATTCAACAAGTGTCTGACATTCTCAAAATTAATCCTGAGGTTGAGACAGATTAA